The window TCAAGGACTCTCACTGAACAGAAGGCAGAAGAAAATCTCAGGGAAAGATACATAAACATTGTGAAGCAGATTGATGCAGGTATAGTTGAAATGGAGGAGCTTCGTGATACGCGTACACTGCAGGAAGAGCTGGAAAAACTCCTTCATGTAAGACCTAATATAGTAATGGTTGATATCTTTGATCTGACATCCGGTACAATAGTTCTTACCGCCAGAAAGAGCATAGAAGGGAATCAGCTTGTTGCTGAACCTGATATAAATAAAATTGAAGCGGTTCAACGTGGAGAAGTCCTCACCAGCATGGAGAGGAATGGAACTAACCGATACTGGAACATCATGGCGCCTGTTCGAATAAGGAAAGATGTATCGGGTCTGATAAGGGCTAAAATATCTACGAAAGAGTTTGACGACCTGGTAATTGAAGAGCGACGGCAGGCATTTATGATTACTGCAACAGCCGCCCTTGCAATCCTGATCTTTCTTGTATGGTACCTGCGGCGTACAGTGAGTAAGCCTATCGCAATATTAAATGGAGCAATGGCTCAAGCAGAGGCAGGAGACTTAAAAAGCCAGGTCAAGTCCTATTCACGGGATGAAATAGGTATGCTGACACAACAATTCAACCAAATGATAGCAAGGATCAGGAATTTTAATGATGAATTGGCAGAAAGAGTTCAACAGGCAACAGAAGAATTAAATCACAAATATAACGAACTTATCAGTCTGAACCAGCGTCTTTCTGAGACTCAAATCCAACTCGCACAGTCAGAGCGTCTTGCTGCTGCTGGACAGGTAGCCGCAGCCATAGCACACAGTATAGGAACACCGTTGCATTCTATACTGGGACATCTGCACCGATTAAAGCGGGATACCTCTGATGCCAAACGTGAAGAGAGGTTGAAGATCATCCATACACAGGTTGAAAGGGTAGTGCAGATCATTCAGGACCTGCTGGACACAGTAAGGAAACCTGTCCCCAATATGTTGCCTGTCCGGATTAACAAACTTCTGGATGAGTTGTTATATCTAATAGCACCCGGCATCTCACTCAGGGGAATAAATGTAATAACAAGTTTAGACCCGTTATTGCCTGATATTGAAGGTGATGTTAATCAGCTCCAGGAACTATTCCTTAATCTGCTTACCAATGCTATGGACGCTATGCCGGATGGAGGTGAGCTGGAGGTAAATACCGGTATCAGCCAAAACGCAGATAGCAACAATGACTCAATAACAATAACAATCAGGGATAGCGGGCGAGGAGTTGATGAGGCCAATCTGAAAAAGATCTTTGAACCGTTTTTTACCACCAAAGAGAGAAGCAGAGGGACAGGACTTGGCTTGAGTATTTGCAGGGATATTGCTAAAACCCATCATGGCGAGATTTATGTATCCAGCCAGGTTGGAAAAGGTACATCATTTACAACAATATTGCCGGTTAAACGTTATGAAAAGACCTGAATCAGAATCGTGCCATATCCTCTTGGTAGACGACGATGAAGTAGCCTGTCAGCTTCTTGCAGAGGTGTTGACTGATGAGGGTTATAT is drawn from Nitrospirota bacterium and contains these coding sequences:
- a CDS encoding HAMP domain-containing protein, which encodes SRTLTEQKAEENLRERYINIVKQIDAGIVEMEELRDTRTLQEELEKLLHVRPNIVMVDIFDLTSGTIVLTARKSIEGNQLVAEPDINKIEAVQRGEVLTSMERNGTNRYWNIMAPVRIRKDVSGLIRAKISTKEFDDLVIEERRQAFMITATAALAILIFLVWYLRRTVSKPIAILNGAMAQAEAGDLKSQVKSYSRDEIGMLTQQFNQMIARIRNFNDELAERVQQATEELNHKYNELISLNQRLSETQIQLAQSERLAAAGQVAAAIAHSIGTPLHSILGHLHRLKRDTSDAKREERLKIIHTQVERVVQIIQDLLDTVRKPVPNMLPVRINKLLDELLYLIAPGISLRGINVITSLDPLLPDIEGDVNQLQELFLNLLTNAMDAMPDGGELEVNTGISQNADSNNDSITITIRDSGRGVDEANLKKIFEPFFTTKERSRGTGLGLSICRDIAKTHHGEIYVSSQVGKGTSFTTILPVKRYEKT